One segment of Streptomyces sp. NA02950 DNA contains the following:
- a CDS encoding ATP-binding protein has translation MTSVDTCRLFRAEFPALADRASAVRRMVTGHLREWRLDALVDSAVIATNELFANAVEHGSRGPADTVIITVSLENRGHELRVEVADGSPVVPRFREAAPTAESGRGLAIVDGLAADWGTAPPDPGSAGKKVWFTLPLESRS, from the coding sequence ATGACGTCCGTGGACACCTGCCGGCTCTTCCGCGCCGAATTCCCCGCGCTGGCGGACCGGGCCTCCGCGGTGCGCCGTATGGTCACCGGCCATCTGCGCGAATGGCGGCTCGACGCGCTGGTGGACTCTGCCGTCATCGCCACCAACGAACTGTTCGCCAACGCCGTGGAGCACGGCAGCCGCGGCCCCGCCGACACCGTCATCATCACCGTCTCGCTCGAGAACCGCGGCCATGAGCTGCGGGTCGAGGTGGCCGACGGCTCGCCCGTCGTCCCCCGGTTCCGTGAGGCGGCCCCGACCGCCGAGTCCGGACGGGGGCTGGCCATCGTGGACGGCCTGGCCGCGGACTGGGGCACCGCGCCCCCCGACCCCGGGAGCGCGGGCAAGAAGGTGTGGTTCACGCTGCCGCTCGAGAGCCGGTCATGA